A region from the Phycisphaerales bacterium genome encodes:
- the rplQ gene encoding 50S ribosomal protein L17, which produces MRHRKAGYKLGRTTAHRTSTLRNLAAGLFEHGQITTTIPRAKAVQPMVEKIITLAKRGDLHARRLVASKLGGNRRGFDWLYVAKNATDAEKEHVERLREFTSGFFPLPDSSKVERNRYGELRKAPSVVKHIFENVAPKFADRAGGYTRIVKLGRHRIGDGGELCVIQLVGNEEGPDIGGKPSTRRRIADKRTAFAAKLRKDGETAKS; this is translated from the coding sequence ATGCGCCATCGCAAAGCCGGATACAAACTCGGCCGTACCACCGCCCACCGCACGAGCACGCTGCGCAACCTCGCCGCGGGACTCTTTGAGCACGGGCAGATCACCACGACCATCCCTCGCGCCAAGGCCGTCCAGCCCATGGTCGAGAAAATCATCACGCTCGCCAAGCGCGGCGACCTGCACGCCCGCCGCCTCGTCGCCTCGAAACTCGGCGGCAACCGTCGCGGGTTCGACTGGCTCTATGTCGCCAAGAACGCAACCGACGCCGAGAAGGAGCACGTCGAGCGCCTCCGCGAGTTCACCTCCGGCTTCTTCCCGCTCCCCGATTCCTCGAAGGTCGAGCGGAATCGCTACGGCGAACTCCGCAAGGCCCCGAGCGTTGTGAAGCACATTTTCGAGAACGTCGCCCCCAAGTTCGCCGATCGCGCCGGTGGATACACCCGCATCGTCAAACTCGGCCGCCACCGCATCGGTGACGGCGGCGAACTCTGCGTGATCCAACTCGTCGGCAACGAGGAAGGCCCGGATATCGGCGGCAAGCCCAGCACCCGCAGGCGCATCGCCGATAAGCGGACGGCCTTCGCCGCCAAACTCCGCAAAGATGGCGAGACCGCAAAGTCCTAA
- a CDS encoding DNA-directed RNA polymerase subunit alpha, whose product MTTRFRWRGLELPGRVQFDPKFKSTVYGRLSVEPFEKGFGTTVGNSIRRVLLSSLEGAAVTAIKIKGAQHEFSSLPGVMEDATDIVLNVKNLIVQLEGDEPKTMRLAARGPGVITADMIQADTAITILNKDLVIATLTDARDFEMEFHVQKGRGYVPANEMHTEEQEIGLIHVDAIYSPVQRVRYKIEETRVGQRTNYDKLIMEIWTNGTVTPEMAMVEAAKIFRKHLNPFIQYFDLGEDRVSDEVVAISGVDEELMRKLNMSLSELELSVRASNCLESARIETVAQLVSQSDADLLKLRSFGRTSLREVKRKLADIGLDLGMELPEGMHVEKPEIPA is encoded by the coding sequence ATGACCACTCGTTTCCGTTGGCGTGGGCTCGAACTCCCCGGCCGGGTCCAGTTCGATCCCAAGTTCAAGAGCACGGTGTACGGCCGCCTCTCCGTCGAGCCGTTCGAGAAGGGCTTCGGTACCACCGTCGGCAACTCGATCCGTCGCGTGCTGCTCTCGAGCCTGGAGGGCGCCGCCGTCACCGCGATCAAGATCAAGGGCGCCCAGCACGAGTTCTCTTCGCTCCCGGGCGTGATGGAGGACGCGACCGACATCGTCCTCAACGTCAAGAACCTCATCGTCCAACTCGAGGGCGACGAACCCAAGACGATGCGCCTCGCGGCCCGCGGGCCCGGCGTCATCACCGCCGACATGATCCAGGCCGACACCGCCATCACCATCCTCAACAAGGACCTGGTGATCGCCACCCTCACCGACGCGCGCGACTTCGAGATGGAGTTCCACGTCCAGAAGGGCCGCGGCTACGTCCCCGCGAACGAGATGCACACCGAGGAGCAGGAGATCGGCCTGATCCACGTCGACGCGATCTACTCCCCCGTCCAGCGCGTCCGCTACAAGATCGAGGAGACCCGCGTCGGGCAGCGCACGAACTACGACAAACTCATCATGGAGATCTGGACCAACGGCACGGTCACGCCCGAGATGGCCATGGTCGAGGCCGCCAAGATCTTCCGCAAGCACCTCAATCCCTTCATCCAGTACTTCGACCTGGGTGAGGACCGTGTCAGCGACGAGGTCGTCGCGATCTCGGGCGTCGATGAGGAACTGATGCGGAAACTCAACATGTCCCTCTCGGAACTCGAACTCTCCGTACGCGCGAGCAACTGCCTCGAGTCGGCCCGGATCGAGACGGTCGCCCAACTCGTCAGCCAGTCCGACGCCGACCTGCTCAAGTTGCGGTCCTTCGGCCGGACCAGCCTCCGCGAGGTCAAGCGCAAACTCGCCGACATCGGGCTGGACCTGGGCATGGAACTCCCAGAGGGGATGCACGTCGAGAAGCCCGAGATCCCCGCCTGA
- the rpsK gene encoding 30S ribosomal protein S11 — MAKKAKVRKNVVRGIAHIRATQNNTIVTLTDMNGETVCWDSAGTMGFKGARKSTPFAATRAGESAGSKARKMGMSEIEVRINGAGSGRESAVNGLVSTGLRVTALEDHTPVPHNGCRPAKRRRV; from the coding sequence ATGGCCAAGAAAGCCAAAGTCCGCAAGAACGTCGTGCGCGGCATCGCGCACATTCGTGCCACCCAGAACAACACCATCGTGACCCTCACCGACATGAACGGCGAGACGGTCTGCTGGGATTCGGCCGGCACCATGGGCTTCAAGGGCGCGCGAAAGAGCACACCCTTCGCCGCCACCCGCGCGGGAGAGTCCGCCGGGTCCAAGGCCCGCAAGATGGGCATGTCCGAGATCGAGGTCCGCATCAACGGCGCCGGCTCGGGTCGCGAGTCCGCGGTCAACGGCCTGGTCTCTACAGGCCTCCGCGTGACGGCTCTCGAGGACCACACGCCCGTACCCCACAACGGATGCCGCCCCGCCAAGCGTCGCCGCGTCTAA
- the rpsM gene encoding 30S ribosomal protein S13 has product MPRIAGIDVPDRKKILYALQYIHGIGEKFAADILAEAGVDGNTRASDVDEQKLAQINAILDTSYVVEGALRRQVQQNVQRLKDIRSYRGDRHRKGLPCRGQRTQSNARTRKGRKKTVAGKKGVKAK; this is encoded by the coding sequence GTGCCGCGTATCGCAGGTATCGACGTTCCGGATCGCAAGAAGATCCTCTACGCCCTCCAGTACATCCATGGCATCGGCGAGAAGTTCGCCGCCGACATCCTCGCGGAGGCCGGCGTGGATGGCAACACCCGCGCCAGCGATGTGGACGAGCAGAAACTCGCCCAGATCAACGCGATCCTTGACACCAGTTACGTCGTCGAGGGCGCCCTGCGTCGCCAGGTGCAGCAGAACGTGCAGCGCCTGAAGGACATCCGCTCGTACCGTGGCGACCGCCACCGCAAGGGCCTTCCCTGCCGTGGGCAGCGCACACAATCCAACGCCCGCACGCGGAAGGGGCGCAAGAAGACCGTCGCCGGCAAGAAGGGCGTCAAGGCGAAGTAA
- the rpmJ gene encoding 50S ribosomal protein L36 codes for MKVKASVKRICPGCQIVRRKGKIRVICKTEPKHKQVQG; via the coding sequence ATGAAGGTCAAAGCCAGCGTCAAGAGAATCTGTCCGGGTTGCCAGATCGTCCGCCGGAAGGGCAAGATCCGGGTGATCTGCAAGACCGAGCCCAAGCACAAGCAGGTCCAGGGCTAA
- the infA gene encoding translation initiation factor IF-1 — translation MAKQDDKFSFEAEVIEALPNAMFKVRLPNEQKTEVLAYVSGKMRMHYIKILPGDRVMVEMSPYDLSKARITFRY, via the coding sequence ATGGCCAAGCAGGATGACAAGTTCTCGTTCGAGGCGGAGGTGATCGAGGCCCTCCCGAACGCCATGTTCAAGGTCCGCCTCCCCAACGAGCAGAAGACCGAGGTCCTCGCCTACGTCTCCGGCAAGATGCGCATGCACTACATCAAGATCCTCCCGGGGGACCGGGTGATGGTCGAGATGAGCCCCTACGACCTCTCCAAGGCCCGGATCACGTTCCGGTACTAG
- the secY gene encoding preprotein translocase subunit SecY → MLKTLINVFRVPELRNKILFTLGMLAVFRIGSWIPMPGANYSEIVKSMAHESQSGGALARAAQFVSMFSGGTLDRSTIFGLGIMPYITASIIFQLLASVLPALKRLQEEGPVGRQKIMEWTRYATVLLSIFQSIGYLAFLNSQGMIYPMASSNPLWWVMAVTAMVGGTMFLMWLGEQIDRFGIGNGVSLLIMAGILTSMPAAAKLLMADFQPGEEGKMGWLGLVCLVAGFVGIVAATVLMTVAQRRIPIQQAKHTRGRRVFGGQKSYLPLRVNHGGVMPIIFASSLMIFPSVIFAQLKTQTQTMDIAPWIKNLMFFFSDALAQGQFVYIVLELLLIYFFSYFWINVQFNPEDMSKQLKESGAFIPGLRPGPRTAEYLDTVMTRITYVGAAFLGLVAVIPVVVYKSFNINMIVTQFLGGTGLLIVVSVALDMLQRIEANLLMRNYAGFLSGGDDDGPRLAGVSTT, encoded by the coding sequence ATGCTCAAGACGTTGATCAACGTCTTCCGCGTCCCGGAACTGCGGAACAAAATTCTCTTCACGCTCGGCATGCTCGCCGTCTTCCGCATCGGGAGTTGGATCCCCATGCCCGGCGCGAACTACTCCGAGATCGTCAAGTCGATGGCGCACGAGTCGCAGTCGGGCGGAGCGCTCGCCAGGGCCGCACAGTTCGTCTCGATGTTCTCCGGCGGGACGCTCGACCGCTCGACGATCTTCGGGCTGGGCATCATGCCCTACATCACGGCATCGATCATCTTCCAGTTGCTCGCCTCGGTCCTCCCGGCCCTCAAACGCCTGCAGGAAGAAGGTCCAGTCGGGCGCCAGAAGATCATGGAGTGGACACGCTACGCGACGGTCCTCCTCAGCATCTTCCAGAGCATCGGATACCTCGCCTTCCTGAACAGTCAAGGCATGATCTATCCCATGGCCTCATCGAACCCGTTGTGGTGGGTGATGGCCGTCACCGCCATGGTCGGCGGAACGATGTTCCTCATGTGGCTGGGCGAGCAGATCGATCGGTTCGGGATCGGCAACGGCGTCTCGCTGCTCATCATGGCCGGTATTCTCACCAGCATGCCCGCCGCCGCCAAGTTGCTCATGGCCGATTTCCAGCCCGGTGAAGAGGGCAAGATGGGTTGGCTTGGCCTGGTGTGCCTGGTGGCCGGCTTTGTCGGGATCGTCGCCGCCACCGTGCTGATGACCGTTGCGCAGCGTCGAATTCCGATCCAGCAGGCCAAGCACACGCGAGGCCGGCGCGTCTTCGGCGGACAGAAGAGCTACCTCCCCCTCCGCGTGAACCACGGTGGCGTGATGCCGATCATCTTCGCCAGTTCACTGATGATCTTCCCCTCGGTGATCTTCGCCCAACTCAAGACCCAGACGCAGACCATGGACATCGCGCCCTGGATCAAGAACCTGATGTTCTTCTTCAGCGACGCGCTCGCCCAGGGACAGTTCGTCTACATCGTCCTCGAACTCCTCCTCATCTACTTCTTCTCCTACTTCTGGATCAACGTCCAGTTCAACCCCGAGGACATGAGCAAGCAACTCAAAGAGAGCGGCGCATTCATCCCCGGCCTGCGTCCCGGCCCGCGTACGGCGGAATATCTCGACACCGTGATGACACGCATCACCTACGTCGGTGCGGCCTTCCTCGGGCTGGTCGCCGTCATCCCCGTCGTTGTCTACAAGAGTTTCAACATCAACATGATCGTGACCCAGTTCCTCGGCGGGACGGGCCTGCTCATCGTGGTCTCGGTCGCGCTCGACATGCTCCAACGCATCGAGGCGAACCTCCTCATGCGCAACTACGCCGGGTTCCTCTCGGGTGGTGACGACGACGGCCCTCGCCTGGCCGGGGTCTCGACCACGTGA
- the rplO gene encoding 50S ribosomal protein L15 yields MMIHEITAKAGRYKARKRVGRGEGSGHGKQSGRGNKGAGSRSGNAAKKAFEGGQMPYFRRLAKFGFTNAQFKTQFWTVNLSDIVAHPDFQKGGAINTASLIKAGLVRDDSRDLKILGNIDKKQGLKAKLQVEASRVSAPARKLIVDAGGSVKETGTRRDVVRGIDRNSEDKTPKKLTKKLNRPVKVKAVAAASE; encoded by the coding sequence ATGATGATCCATGAAATCACCGCCAAAGCAGGCCGATACAAGGCGCGCAAGCGCGTCGGCCGGGGCGAGGGCAGCGGCCACGGCAAGCAGTCGGGCCGAGGCAACAAGGGCGCGGGCAGCCGCAGCGGCAACGCCGCCAAGAAGGCCTTCGAGGGCGGGCAGATGCCATACTTCCGCCGCCTCGCAAAGTTCGGCTTCACCAACGCCCAGTTCAAGACCCAGTTCTGGACCGTCAACCTGAGCGACATCGTCGCCCACCCCGACTTCCAGAAGGGCGGCGCGATCAACACCGCCTCGCTCATCAAGGCCGGCCTCGTCCGCGACGACAGCCGCGACCTCAAGATCCTCGGCAACATCGACAAGAAGCAGGGCCTCAAGGCCAAACTCCAGGTCGAGGCCTCGCGCGTCTCCGCCCCGGCTCGCAAGCTCATCGTCGATGCCGGCGGCTCGGTCAAAGAGACCGGCACGCGGCGCGACGTCGTCCGCGGGATCGATCGCAACTCCGAAGACAAGACTCCCAAGAAACTCACCAAGAAACTCAATCGTCCGGTGAAGGTCAAGGCCGTCGCCGCCGCGTCCGAGTAA
- the rpsE gene encoding 30S ribosomal protein S5 → MPEILDESSHIESTTLAVDRTSTTVKGGRRFSFGALVIVGDRRGKVGFGYGKSNEVPAAVEKAQKYARKAMVEIPMVGTTIPHEVQGKFAASQVRLIPASPGTGVVAGGTVRAILEMAGVTDCLTKCFGSTNKRNSVKAVFDGLEQLRVAADVASLRRQDLGQTDIEVKIERGKRFMPSTNVKREKKGPVNTVGQERRGGRGGRRGGPGGGGGGRRGGAPQAAEAAAQAPAEGAAPASGESQY, encoded by the coding sequence ATGCCTGAGATCCTCGACGAATCATCTCATATCGAGTCCACGACCCTCGCCGTCGACCGCACCTCGACCACCGTGAAGGGCGGCCGCCGATTCAGTTTCGGCGCCCTCGTCATCGTGGGCGATCGCCGCGGCAAGGTCGGCTTCGGCTACGGGAAATCGAACGAAGTTCCCGCCGCCGTGGAAAAGGCCCAGAAGTACGCCCGCAAGGCCATGGTGGAGATCCCCATGGTCGGCACGACGATCCCGCACGAAGTGCAGGGGAAGTTCGCCGCGTCGCAGGTCCGTTTGATCCCCGCCTCGCCGGGCACGGGCGTCGTCGCCGGCGGCACGGTCCGCGCCATCCTCGAGATGGCGGGCGTCACCGATTGCCTGACGAAGTGCTTCGGCTCGACCAACAAGCGCAACAGCGTCAAGGCCGTCTTCGATGGCCTGGAGCAACTCCGAGTCGCAGCCGATGTCGCCTCGCTGCGTCGCCAGGATCTGGGCCAGACGGACATTGAGGTCAAGATCGAGCGAGGGAAGCGCTTCATGCCTTCGACGAACGTCAAGCGCGAGAAGAAGGGCCCGGTCAATACCGTCGGCCAGGAGCGTCGTGGCGGCCGCGGCGGTCGTCGCGGTGGTCCGGGTGGTGGTGGGGGCGGTCGTCGTGGCGGCGCTCCTCAAGCCGCCGAGGCTGCCGCGCAGGCTCCCGCCGAGGGCGCGGCGCCGGCCTCGGGCGAGTCCCAGTACTAA
- the rplR gene encoding 50S ribosomal protein L18 codes for MDKSTNKSVRRARRKIGIRKRVSGTAERPRLAVFKSLNHMYAQVIDDLKGHTIVAASTSDTDLKLDKKTGNAAAAAKVGELLAKRAKEKGITDVAFDRGGFRFHGRVKALAEGARKAGLKF; via the coding sequence ATGGACAAGAGCACGAACAAATCCGTCCGCCGAGCACGCCGCAAGATCGGCATCCGCAAGCGGGTCTCCGGGACCGCCGAGCGCCCGCGCCTCGCCGTCTTCAAGTCGCTCAACCACATGTATGCCCAGGTCATCGACGACCTCAAGGGGCACACCATCGTCGCCGCGTCCACATCGGACACGGATCTGAAGTTGGACAAGAAGACCGGCAACGCCGCCGCCGCCGCGAAAGTGGGGGAACTCCTCGCCAAGCGTGCGAAGGAGAAGGGCATCACCGACGTCGCCTTCGATCGTGGCGGCTTCCGCTTCCACGGTCGAGTCAAGGCCCTGGCCGAGGGCGCCCGCAAGGCCGGCCTGAAGTTCTAA
- the rplF gene encoding 50S ribosomal protein L6, producing MSRIGKKPVTIPAGVKINVAGQKVTVEGPKGKLDLNVHPSVKVTWAESEKSVVVESNDKTGESSAHWGTTRAHIRNMVEGVTKGYEKTLEVVGVGWTAALAGKALKLTVGFANTLTVPIPTGLNVTVDKQLVKVAGFDKQAVGQFAASVRSLRKPEPYNGKGIKYTTETIRRKQGKQFGS from the coding sequence ATGTCTCGAATCGGAAAGAAACCCGTCACCATCCCCGCCGGCGTGAAGATCAACGTCGCGGGCCAGAAGGTCACCGTCGAGGGGCCCAAGGGCAAACTCGACCTCAACGTCCATCCATCGGTGAAGGTCACCTGGGCCGAGAGCGAGAAGTCCGTCGTCGTCGAGTCGAACGACAAGACCGGCGAGTCGAGCGCCCACTGGGGCACGACCCGCGCCCACATCCGAAACATGGTTGAGGGCGTCACCAAGGGCTACGAGAAGACCCTGGAAGTCGTCGGCGTTGGTTGGACAGCGGCCCTCGCCGGCAAGGCCCTCAAACTCACCGTCGGCTTCGCCAACACGCTGACCGTTCCGATTCCCACGGGCCTCAACGTCACCGTCGACAAGCAACTCGTGAAGGTTGCCGGGTTCGACAAGCAGGCCGTCGGCCAGTTCGCCGCCTCTGTTCGGTCCCTCCGCAAGCCCGAGCCGTACAACGGCAAGGGGATCAAGTACACCACCGAGACCATCCGCCGCAAGCAGGGCAAGCAGTTCGGCTCGTAA
- the rpsH gene encoding 30S ribosomal protein S8, producing the protein MATSDLISDMLTRIRNAARNKSKTVNCINSKVCRGIADVLKDEGFIESYDVVDDGRQGLLRLKLRYGPRGEIVLHRLTRVSKPGCRKYSDIDSLPRTMQGLGISIVSTSRGVLSDRKCREQRVGGELLCTVE; encoded by the coding sequence ATGGCGACCAGCGACCTCATCTCCGACATGCTCACCCGCATCCGCAACGCCGCGCGGAACAAGAGCAAGACCGTGAACTGCATCAACAGCAAGGTCTGCCGCGGCATCGCGGACGTCCTCAAGGACGAGGGATTCATCGAGAGTTACGACGTCGTCGACGACGGGCGTCAGGGACTCCTCCGTCTCAAACTGCGCTACGGCCCGCGCGGCGAGATCGTCCTCCACCGTCTCACCCGCGTCAGCAAGCCCGGCTGCCGCAAGTACTCCGACATCGACAGCCTCCCCCGCACCATGCAGGGCCTGGGCATCTCCATCGTTTCCACCAGCCGAGGCGTCCTGAGCGACCGCAAGTGCCGCGAGCAACGCGTCGGCGGCGAACTCCTCTGCACCGTTGAATAA
- a CDS encoding type Z 30S ribosomal protein S14, producing the protein MATKAQMAKSRRTPKFSSRIVRRCELTGRARGVYRKFRISRIMLRKLALEGKIPGMRKSSW; encoded by the coding sequence ATGGCCACCAAGGCACAAATGGCAAAGTCCCGGCGCACGCCGAAGTTCAGCTCGCGAATCGTTCGCCGCTGCGAACTCACGGGCCGCGCCCGGGGCGTCTACCGCAAGTTCCGCATCAGCCGCATCATGCTCCGCAAACTCGCCCTGGAGGGCAAGATCCCCGGGATGCGCAAGTCCAGTTGGTAA
- the rplE gene encoding 50S ribosomal protein L5, whose protein sequence is MAAAEAPATEAPRLKKMYDDQVRAKLASEKGLKNPMSQPRLDKIVINVNMGRHLEGSKIPPHVRQTIVDTITTISGQKPVVVKARKSVSNFKLRAGFEASVMVTMRRERMWNFLDRMINLAAPRIKDFRGLPTKAFDAQGNYSFGLTEQGVFPEINMADVTFTHGMHINFVFSNSKPELSRFVLEQLGMPFAKPEEARTR, encoded by the coding sequence ATGGCCGCCGCCGAAGCACCGGCCACCGAGGCGCCGCGCCTCAAGAAGATGTACGACGATCAGGTCCGAGCCAAACTCGCGAGCGAGAAGGGCCTGAAGAACCCGATGTCGCAGCCGCGCCTCGACAAGATCGTCATCAACGTGAACATGGGTCGCCACCTCGAGGGGAGCAAGATCCCGCCCCACGTGCGCCAGACGATCGTGGACACGATCACGACGATCTCCGGGCAGAAGCCCGTGGTGGTGAAGGCCCGCAAGAGCGTGTCGAACTTCAAACTCCGCGCCGGGTTCGAGGCGTCGGTGATGGTCACGATGCGTCGCGAGCGCATGTGGAACTTCCTCGACCGCATGATCAACCTCGCCGCCCCGCGTATCAAGGACTTTCGCGGCCTGCCGACCAAGGCGTTCGACGCGCAGGGGAACTACTCCTTCGGCCTGACCGAGCAGGGCGTCTTCCCCGAGATCAACATGGCCGACGTGACGTTCACGCACGGCATGCACATCAACTTTGTCTTCAGCAACTCCAAGCCCGAACTCAGCCGCTTCGTCCTCGAGCAGTTGGGCATGCCCTTCGCCAAGCCCGAGGAAGCCCGCACCCGGTAA
- the rplX gene encoding 50S ribosomal protein L24 produces MPRHVRKGDTVIIRSGDNKGAIGEVLRVLTKQDAVVVKGVNLRTRHMRPSRINPQGSVITKEAPLPLSKVAPVVDGKPSRVRFVTKSDGSKVRVAVRGGKELGTVRGARK; encoded by the coding sequence ATGCCACGGCACGTACGAAAAGGCGACACCGTCATCATCCGCAGCGGCGACAACAAGGGCGCCATCGGCGAGGTGCTCCGCGTTCTCACCAAGCAGGACGCCGTGGTGGTCAAGGGCGTGAACCTCCGCACGAGACACATGCGTCCGAGCCGCATCAACCCGCAAGGCTCGGTCATCACCAAGGAAGCGCCCCTGCCCCTGAGCAAGGTCGCCCCGGTGGTCGACGGCAAACCCTCCCGCGTGCGCTTTGTCACCAAATCGGACGGCTCCAAGGTCCGCGTGGCGGTCCGCGGCGGCAAGGAACTGGGCACGGTGCGAGGGGCCCGCAAGTAA
- the rplN gene encoding 50S ribosomal protein L14 produces MLQQETRCEVADNSGAKIAYVIRVYGGSTATGKFTRRTAGVGDRVFVSIKKALPGADVKPGDKSKAVVVRTTKPTRRADGSYVKFDSNAVVLIQDDGNPKGTRIFGPVARELREKNYMKIVSLASEVV; encoded by the coding sequence ATGCTCCAGCAAGAAACTAGGTGCGAAGTCGCGGACAACTCCGGCGCCAAGATCGCTTATGTGATCCGCGTGTACGGGGGGTCGACGGCGACGGGGAAGTTCACCCGTCGGACGGCCGGCGTGGGCGACCGCGTCTTCGTCTCCATCAAGAAGGCCCTCCCGGGCGCCGACGTGAAGCCGGGCGACAAGTCCAAGGCCGTCGTCGTCCGCACCACCAAGCCCACCCGCCGCGCCGACGGGTCGTACGTCAAGTTCGACAGCAACGCGGTCGTCCTGATCCAGGACGATGGCAATCCGAAGGGCACGCGCATCTTCGGGCCCGTCGCTCGTGAACTCCGCGAGAAGAACTACATGAAGATCGTCTCGCTCGCCTCCGAGGTCGTCTGA
- the rpsQ gene encoding 30S ribosomal protein S17, whose translation MPAKTASTAEKTTSESAKGARVGVVESDKRAKTRRVVVSFFAPHPKYGKFVRRRTILQVHDEKNESRAGDIVEVVQCRPVSKTKTWRLSKIVEKRSAQHQALASAREVQ comes from the coding sequence ATGCCAGCAAAGACCGCCAGCACCGCCGAGAAGACCACCAGCGAATCCGCCAAGGGCGCTCGCGTGGGCGTTGTGGAGTCCGACAAGCGTGCGAAGACCCGCCGCGTCGTCGTGAGTTTCTTCGCCCCGCACCCCAAGTATGGCAAGTTCGTTCGCCGGCGGACCATCCTCCAGGTCCACGACGAGAAGAACGAGTCCCGCGCGGGCGACATCGTCGAGGTGGTGCAGTGCCGCCCCGTCAGCAAGACCAAGACGTGGCGCCTCTCGAAGATCGTGGAGAAGCGTTCCGCCCAGCACCAGGCTCTGGCCAGCGCCCGGGAAGTTCAATAG
- the rpmC gene encoding 50S ribosomal protein L29 produces MNGAEVKKMRDDEIGVELARLRMKLYDLRVQQVTDKVADTSQFGKVRKDIARLLTEQTSRSRKA; encoded by the coding sequence ATGAACGGTGCGGAAGTCAAGAAGATGCGGGATGACGAGATCGGCGTGGAGCTGGCGCGTTTGCGCATGAAGTTGTACGACCTCCGCGTCCAGCAGGTCACCGACAAGGTCGCCGACACCTCCCAGTTCGGCAAGGTCCGCAAGGACATCGCCCGCCTGCTCACCGAGCAGACCTCCCGGAGCCGCAAGGCCTAA
- the rplP gene encoding 50S ribosomal protein L16: protein MALMPKRVKYRKEMRRVRDRKATKGNYVAYGDYGLQALEGCWLKGTVIEAGRIAAMHFVKREGKLFIRVFPDKPISKKPLETRMGTGKADVDYWAARVRPGTMLFEMAGVSEDTAKQALARVAQKMPVRTRFVGRRVRV, encoded by the coding sequence ATGGCTTTGATGCCAAAACGAGTCAAGTACCGCAAGGAGATGCGTCGCGTCCGCGATCGCAAGGCCACCAAGGGCAACTACGTCGCCTATGGAGACTATGGCCTTCAGGCGCTCGAGGGGTGCTGGCTCAAGGGGACGGTGATCGAGGCGGGGCGTATCGCCGCGATGCACTTCGTGAAGCGCGAGGGCAAGTTGTTCATCCGCGTCTTCCCGGACAAGCCGATCTCGAAGAAGCCCCTGGAAACCCGAATGGGCACGGGCAAGGCCGACGTGGACTACTGGGCGGCCCGCGTGCGCCCGGGCACGATGCTCTTCGAGATGGCGGGCGTCAGCGAGGATACGGCGAAGCAGGCCCTGGCCCGCGTCGCCCAGAAGATGCCCGTCCGCACCCGTTTCGTAGGACGCCGCGTCCGAGTCTAA
- the rpsC gene encoding 30S ribosomal protein S3: protein MGQKTHPFGLRLGITEAHRSRWYAPKALYGELLVEDEKIRKYLDKRLNRRPPNAAVSDIHIERTREELKVIVKTARPGLVIGPKGAEVERMTEELQYMTGRKVAISIIEIKNADVDAQLVAEAVCEQLSKRAAFRRVVKMRAEGAMAAGAKGVKIQISGRLGGAEMSRTMDVRLGALPLSTLQAQIEYGFAEARTAYGIIGCKAWIYKGLYTSAEDENTSTAAGGRARARGRR from the coding sequence ATGGGACAGAAGACCCACCCATTCGGACTCAGGCTCGGCATCACCGAGGCGCACCGCAGCCGCTGGTACGCCCCGAAGGCGCTCTATGGCGAGTTGCTCGTCGAGGACGAGAAGATCCGCAAGTACCTCGACAAGCGCCTCAACCGCCGCCCACCCAACGCCGCGGTGAGCGACATCCACATCGAGCGCACGCGCGAGGAACTGAAGGTTATCGTGAAGACGGCCCGCCCGGGTCTGGTAATCGGTCCCAAGGGCGCCGAGGTCGAGCGTATGACCGAGGAACTGCAGTACATGACAGGTCGGAAGGTCGCGATCTCGATCATCGAGATCAAGAACGCCGACGTCGATGCGCAGCTGGTCGCCGAGGCGGTGTGCGAGCAGTTGTCGAAGCGGGCCGCGTTCCGCCGCGTCGTGAAGATGCGGGCCGAGGGCGCGATGGCCGCGGGCGCCAAGGGCGTAAAGATCCAGATCTCGGGTCGTCTCGGCGGGGCCGAGATGAGCCGCACGATGGATGTTCGTCTGGGCGCGCTCCCGTTGAGCACGCTGCAGGCTCAGATTGAGTACGGCTTTGCCGAGGCCCGGACGGCGTACGGGATCATCGGATGCAAGGCCTGGATCTACAAGGGTCTCTATACCTCCGCCGAGGACGAAAACACATCGACCGCCGCCGGTGGTCGCGCCCGGGCCCGAGGTCGTCGCTAA